A window of Pseudomonas denitrificans (nom. rej.) genomic DNA:
TGATGTTGGTCCAGCCGATCCCGCGGCTGGTGCCGACCCACACCTGGCCATCGCTGGTCACCCCGCTGAAGAAGGTCAGCCTGCCGTAGCGCGTGCCGGTCTGCGCCCAACGTCGTCCGCTGCTCGCCTCGAAACCGCGCAGGTAGGTGTCGTGGCCCTGGGTGGCGACGCTGTAGAGATTCCCTGAATCGTCCATGCAGGCCAGCACCAAAGCCGACCAGGCGCAGCGCGCCGGTTCCTCGCCGGGGAAAGGCAGTGGCCCGGACCCGCTGGCGTGGGCGAAGGGAGCGAACAGGCAGAGCAGCAGGGCGCGGCGCAGCATCGAGGGTCTCGGCAGATGGGTGGAGCGAAGCGTCGATATCGCACGTCGGCAGGCTATTGTTGAGCGTGCATTGTTATAATATAACATAGAAGATCACTCCCTTCCGGAGACGGTCATGACCGAACAGGAACTGCTCGCCCAGCCCGGCGAGGCCTACATGAGCGAGGCGCAACAGGGCTATTTCCGCGCACTGCTGCTGGACCAGCGCGACGAACTGCAAGGGCGCATCGAGGAAGAGTTACAGGCGCTGCAGGACACCGAGCGGGCCAGCGACGAAGCCGATGTCGCCAGCCGCGAGGAGTCGCGCCAGTGGCAACTGCGCCTGCTGGAGCGCGAGAAGAAGCTGCTCGACAAGATCGACCAGGCGCTGGAGCGCCTGGCCCGGGGCGATTACGGCTGGTGCGAGGAAACCGGCGAACCGATCGGTCTGCGCCGCCTGCTGCTGCGCCCCACCGCCTCGCTGTGCATCGAGGCCAAGGAGCGCCAGGAACGGCGCGAACTGCACGTCCGCGAAGCCTGAAATCCCTGGAGATGATCCCCGTGAACGCCCCACTCCCCGTCACCGTCCTGTCCGGCTTCCTTGGCGCCGGCAAGAGCACGCTGCTCAACCATGTGCTGAAGAACCGCGAGGACCTCAAGGTCGCGGTCATCGTCAACGACATGAGCGAAATCAACATCGACGGCCGCGAGGTGCAGCGCGATGTCAGCCTCAACCGTGGCCAGGAGCGCCTCGTGGAGATGAGCAACGGCTGCATCTGCTGCACCCTGCGCGAGGACCTGCTGGAAGAGGTCAGCCGCCTCGCCAGCGAAGGTCGCTTCGACTACCTGCTGATCGAATCCACCGGCATCTCCGAACCGCTGCCGGTGGCCGAGACTTTCACCTTCCGCGACGAGCAGGGCCGCAGCCTGTCTGACCTGGCGCGGCTGGACACGCTGGTCACGGTGGTCGACGGGCTGAACTTCCTCGCTGACTACCAGGGCGCCGACAGCCTCGCCGAGCGCGGCGAAACCCTGGGCGAGGACGACGAGCGCTCACTCAGCGACCTGCTGGTGGAGCAGGTGGAGTTCGCCGACGTGATCCTGGTGAGCAAGATCGACCTGATCGGCAGCGCCGAGCGTGACGAGTTGCTGGCGATCCTGCGCCGGCTCAACCCGGACGCCGACATCCAGCCCATGGTCATGGGCCAGGTGCCGCTGGCGAGCATCCTCGACACCGGCCGCTTCGACTTCCAGCGCGCCGAGCGGGCGCCGGGCTGGCTCAAGGAACTGCGCGGCGAGCACCTGCCGGAGACCGAGGCCTATGGCATCTCCTCGGATGTCTACCGGGCGCGCCGGCCCTTCCACCCGCAGCGCTTCCACGACTTCCTCGCCCGGCCCTGGAGCAACGGCCGGCTGCTGCGCTCCAAGGGCTTCTTCTGGCTCGCCAGCCGCTACCGCGAGGCCGGTAGCTGGTCCCAGGCCGGCGGCCTGATGCGTCACGGCCTGGCCGGGCGCTGGTGGCGCTTCGTCCCGCGCGAGCACTGGCCGCAGGACACCACCGAGCTGCAGGGCGTGCTGCGCCACTGGCGCGAAGACAGCGGCGATTGCCGCCAGGAACTGGTGTTCATCGGCCAGAACCTGGACTTCCCGCGGCTGTTCGCCGAGCTGGACGACTGCCTGCTCGACGAAGAAGAAATGGCCGCCGGCACCACCGCCTGGAAACGCCTGCCCGATCCCTTCGAACCCTGGGAGGCCGACGCCTGATGCTCGCCCTCGAAACCCCCGTCTGGCCGCGCCAGGTGCTCAGCGACGATCCGCAGGTGCTCGCCGAAGTGCTCAAGGAAGACGTCAACCTGGCCGTCTGGCAACGCACGCTGTACCCGGAAATCAGCAGCTTCGCCGGTTGGCTGGGGACCCAGGCGCTGGACCTGACGCAGAGCCTCGAGGTGGTCGATGAGCGCGTCGAACTGGGCGACCTGCTGCGCCAGTACGCCATGCTCGACGGCTGCACGCTGTTTCGCAGCGACCTGCAATGGCTGGCCGAAGCCTTCGCCTGCCTGACCGGTGCGCAGCGCATCGGCCTGCGCCTGCGCAGCCTGGACAAGGCCATGTGTCCGCGCTTCCACGTCGATCACGTGCCGCTGCGCCTGGTCACGACCTACTCGGGCCCCGCCAGCCAATGGCTCGAGGAGTGGGCCATGGCCCGCGCACGGCTGGGCGATGCGGCGGCCGAACCGGTCAGCCGGGCCGAGATCCGCGAGATGGCCGCCGGCGACGTGGGGCTGTTCAAGGGCGAGAAATGGGCCGGCAATCTCGGCGGCGGCATCGTCCACCGCTCGCCGCTGCCGGCGCCGGGTGAGCGACGCCTGCTGCTCACGCTCGACTGGCTCGGCTGAGGTTTCGCGCGGGCAAAAAAATGGGCCGCCCGGGGAGAGCGGCCCAATTCACCAAGATCATGTCCGGCGTGGGGTGCCGGGAGGGTGTGAGGTACCCGACGTCAGTAAGCCCGAGCCGTGTGACAGGGCGATGACCGTTACTGCGGTTTGCGCCAGTGGCCGTTGCTCTGTTGTTCGCAGAAGGGCTGGAGGACGCGCGCGTCGCTGGCCACGCCGTAGTAGTGGATGTCCTGGCGATAGGGCACGCCCTGGGTCTGGGCGTTCTCGCAGACACCGAAGGCGCCGCTGGGGCAATTCTCGGCGTAGGTCACCTCGACCATCTGGTCCTTGAGCTGCGGCTGGCAGAAACCCTCGCGGAAGAGTTTTTCCGGGATGGTGCGATTCTGCTGGCAGACCTTCACGTCGACGTCCTTGCCCTGGGTGTGCACCACGCAGGCCTCGCCGTGGGCGAGCAGGGGCAGGCAGGCGAGGGCGAGAGGCAGCAACAGGCGCATGATCGATCCGGGGTTGGCGAGAGAAAGCCGCGACTCTAGCGCTTTTCCCGGCGAGCGTCAGGCGGCACCATGGGCGAATGTTGAAGCAGATCGCGACTCATCTCATCGCCGGCCCCTCGGGGCGGGCAAGACCAGCCTGCTGCAGGACTTGCTGGGGCAACGCCCGGCGGGTGAGCGCTGGGCCGTGCTGGTCAACGAATTCGGCCAGGTCGGCCTGGATGCCGCGCTGTTGTCCCGTGACGACGACGGCATCGCCCTGGGCGAAGTCGCTGGCGGCTGTCTGTGCTGCGTGAACGGCGCACCGTTCCAGGTCGGCCTCGGCCGGCTGCTGCGCAAGGCCAGGCCGCAACGGCTGTTCATCGAGCCCTCCGGCCTCGGCCATCCCGCGCAACTGCTGGCGCAACTGCGCGCCGCGCCCTGGCAGGGCGTGCTGGCGGTGCAGCCGCTGGTGATGGTGCTCGATGCTGCCGCGCTGGCGGCCGGGCAGCCCTTGCCCGAGGCGCAGCAGCTGGCGCTGGGCGAGACGGCGCTGCTGCTGATGAACAAGTCCGAAGCGCTGGATGACGCGGCGCGTGCGGCCCTGGCGGCGCGCTTGCCGGAGGCGGCGTTGCGCTGGACGACCCACGGCCGATTACTGCTGGGCGAGCTGCCGAGTACGCCGCTTGAAGTGGCGGGCGCTGATTTGCCGCAGGGCGCTTCGTCCATCGAACCGGCGATGCTGTTGCGTCGAGAGTCGCCGCTGCGTCAGGTGCGCGTCGAAGAGGGCCGACAGGCGGTCGGATGGCGCTTCCACCGTGACTGGCGCTTCCGCACGGCCGAGCTGGACGCCTGGCTGGCCGGGCTTCCCGGCCTGTTGCGGGCCAAGGCGGTGCTGCACGGCGAGGACGCCTGGCTGGCCTGCAACCGTACCGTTGGTCCGGCGCCGTGGACGCCCAGTGCCTGGCGCAAGGACAGCCGGATAGAGCTGATCCTGGCCGCCGAACTTGATCCACAGGCCTTGCAGACCGATCTTTTGCGCTGCGCGATCGCACCGGCCTGACAGAGAAGGTTGCCCTCGCGTAACGAGTGAATGATAATAATTATCAGCAGATACTGCTTCGTGAACTCTTCCCGCAGGCTTTCTCATGTCGTTACCCCAACCGCGCAAAGCGGCGGACGCCAGTCTTGCCGTGGACGCTGAGGAACAGCTGTTCACTTCCGCCACGGCGGATGACGGCGCCCATTTGCCCAGCGTGAACGCCCAGCGCGTCAATGAGGCCACCCTGCGTCTCGTCAGTTGTGCCGGCCCCCGCCGCGACGATGAAGTGGTTCCCGAAGAGGTCCTGATTCCCTACGCCGCGCCGGTCGAAGGCGTGGAAGACGGCGAACAGCCGCCGCCCCCGGTGGCTGGTGGAAGTCCTCGGGCCTGGCGATCGGCATGCACCTGGCCATCGTCGCGGCGCTGGTCTGGGTGATGCCCACGCCGGCCGAACTGAATCTGGGCGCCGGCGAGATGCCCAAGGCCATGCAGGTGAGTGTCGTCACCCTGCCGCCCAAGCCCGAAGTGCAGCAGCCGCCCGCCGCCGCGCCGACTCCGCCGCCGCCGGAGCCCGAGCCGCCGAAACCGATCGAGCCGCCCAAGCCGGTGGAGAAGCCCAAGCCGAAACCCAAGCCGCCCGAGAAGGCCGTGCCCAAGGTATCGCCCAAGCCCAAGCCGAAACCCAAGCCCGAGCCGGACCCGGAGCCCGCCGAGGAAGCCGTCGCACCGCCGGCCCCGGCTGCACCGCCGCCGCCCGCCGCGCCCACCGTCGGCCAGTTCACCCAGGGTGCCCAGGCCGCGCCGGCCGGTTCCCAGGGCCCGGCCGGCCTGCCCACCGGCAGCCTCAACGACAGCGACATCAAGCCGCTGCGCATGGACCCGCCGGTCTATCCGCGCATGGCGCTGAACCGTGGCATCGAAGGCCGGGTGAAGGTGCTGTTCACCATCACCAGCGATGGCCGCATCGCCGACATCCAGGTGCTGGAGTCCTCGCCGCCGCGCATGTTCGACAACGCCGTGCGCGATGCCATGGACAAGTGGCGCTTCGAGCCACGCGTCAGCGGTGGGCGGATCGTCGCCCGCCAGGCGACCAAGGTGTTCTTCTTCAAGCTCGAAGGGCGTCGCTGACGGCCTGCCGAGTGAAACGAAAAACGCGCCCCAGGGCGCGTTTTTTGTTGCTGATGATCGGCCGGCAGGCGCGCCCTGCGGCGCGGACCGCGGGCATGGCCCGCTCCTACAGTGGCATCAGTTCCGCGCGCAGCAGTTCCAGCGCTTCCCGCGGCCCGCCCACGGCAATCTTCGCCGGCACGCCGAGCATCAGGTTCAGCGGCAGGCCAAAGCCCTCGATCTGGTTGCCGTCGCGGTCGCGGCCCGGCTCTTCGCCGTGCCACTCGCAGGGCAGGCGCTCCGCGCAGCTGCCGCCTTCGTCGATGTAGCCGAACAGTGGCTTGCCCAGCGCGGCGGCGTAGCCCAGCTCGAAGGCCGTGCCACTGTCCGGCTCGGCACCGCGGAAGGGGTTGAGGTTGGCCAGCACCGCGTCCGCCTGGCGGATCAGGTCGAGGTTCGCCTGGTAGATCCAGCGCGCCTGCGCCACCGGCTCGATGATCCCCTCCGGCACCGAATGATCGAGCGGGTACAGCCCCTGCACGCCGAATTCGGCGCACAGCGCCTTGAGCCGCTCGCCCTGCTCGAAGGCGTCGGGAGGAACACGTCGGGGCCGGCGAGGTACAGCTTGAGCATGGTCAGAGTCCCATGAACGACAACATCAGGAAGGTGGCGAACAGCACGAAGTGGGTCATGCCCTCGATGGCGTTGGTCTTGCCGTCATGCAGGTTGTAGCCGGCGACCATCAGGGTGATGAACATCATGCCGGTCTGCAGCGGGGTCATCGCCATCTGGATCGGCTGGCCCTTGAATAGCGCCAGCGCCTCGATCACCGGCACGGTGAGGATCACGGTGGACAGCGACGCGCCCAGGGCGATGTTGACCACCGGCTGCATGCGGTTGGCCATGGCCGCGCGCAGGGCGGTGAGGATTTCCGGGCTGGCGGAGATCGCCGCCACCAGCAGCGCTGGCACGATGGGCGGTACGCCGCTGCCTTCCAGGCCGACGTCCAGGGCCTTGGACATCACCTCCGCCAGCGCGCCGATCAGCACCACGCCGACCACCAGCAGGGCCATGGATTGCTTGCTGCTGCCGGGAGCCTCGTGGCCTTCGCCATGCTCGCCGTGGGTGGCGTAGTTGTAGCTGAAGAAGTAGCTGTGCTGGCCGGTCTGCATGCGCAGGAACAGCGCGTAGAGCATGACCATGCAGCCGATGGTGAAGAACGAGTAGAGCTTCCACTGCTCGGCCGGGATCAGCTCCGGCACCACCATCGAGATGCCCACGGCGGTGAGAATCATGGTCACGTAGGTCTTGCCGGAGTCGTCGTTGTACGACTGCTCGCCGTGCTTGAGGCCGCCCAGCAGCGCGGCCAGGCCGAGGATGCCGTTCATGTCGAGCATCACCGCGGCGTAGATGGTATCGCGGGCCAGGGTCGGCGAATGGTTGTGGTTCATCATGATCGCCAGGATCACCACCTCCACCAGCACCGCCGCCAGGGTCAGGATCATGGTGCCGTAGGGCTCGCCGACCTTCTCCGCAAGAATCTCGGCGTGGTGCGCCACGCGCAGGGATACGCCGATGATCACCGCCAGCAGCGCGCTGGCGGCGATCCCCGCGAGCATCTTGCCGCCACCCAGCAGGCTGTGCTCCAGCGGGTACACGGCAATCGCCACCAGCAGGGCAAGGAGGAGGAATTTTTCTTCTTTGAGCGCGCGCAGCATCGAGGGGGATGTCCATTGGCGTAAGAGGCGAGTGCGCCATCTTAGGCAATGCCCGGTAAGCGCACCAGCGCGCGACGGCGTGCCGCGCGGGCCCTCAGTGAAGCCGGCTGGTGCGCTCGAGGAACTGCTTCTGCGCGGCGAAGATCTGTTCGGGCATTGCCCGCAAGCTCCGGTAGGTGGTCGCCAGGCTCTGCGCCAGGGTCTCCTTGTTCGCCTGGTCGGTGGTCTCCGCGTAACGCTTGAGCTGCTGGTAGTAGCCGATCTGCAGTTCGTAGTAACGGGACAGGCTGCTGGCGAACGGGCCGGCGTCCTCGCTGTGCGGGAGTTGCTGCACCTGGTTCAGGTTCTTTTCGAGCTCGGCGATATGCTCGCCGGGGCTCTTTGCCGGCGCCCCGCGGCCTGGGTTGTGGCCGGGGTCGAAATCGCCGTTGATCAGGCCTTCCATGTCCCGGTCGATGCGCTGCACGTTGGAGAGGAAGGCGGAGGTCACCACCTCGTTGTATTTCAGGTCACCGGGCTGCCCGCAGGCGATCAGGGCCAGCGGCAGCAGCAGGGCCAGGAGAGTCTTGTTCATGAGGCGGGCCGGGTGGATAGGTGGAAGGCGATTCTAGAAAGGGACCCGGTCGGAAGATTTCGCGGATATCTGTCTTTTGCGTCAGAATTATCTCTGTCCACTGCGTGATGGGGCTCGTCGCCCCGCTGCCAATTGCTTGCCGGGTCCGCCTGTGTGCCAATCACCGGCGCCTGACCCACCGATAAC
This region includes:
- the dksA gene encoding RNA polymerase-binding protein DksA produces the protein MTEQELLAQPGEAYMSEAQQGYFRALLLDQRDELQGRIEEELQALQDTERASDEADVASREESRQWQLRLLEREKKLLDKIDQALERLARGDYGWCEETGEPIGLRRLLLRPTASLCIEAKERQERRELHVREA
- the zigA gene encoding zinc metallochaperone GTPase ZigA, with translation MNAPLPVTVLSGFLGAGKSTLLNHVLKNREDLKVAVIVNDMSEINIDGREVQRDVSLNRGQERLVEMSNGCICCTLREDLLEEVSRLASEGRFDYLLIESTGISEPLPVAETFTFRDEQGRSLSDLARLDTLVTVVDGLNFLADYQGADSLAERGETLGEDDERSLSDLLVEQVEFADVILVSKIDLIGSAERDELLAILRRLNPDADIQPMVMGQVPLASILDTGRFDFQRAERAPGWLKELRGEHLPETEAYGISSDVYRARRPFHPQRFHDFLARPWSNGRLLRSKGFFWLASRYREAGSWSQAGGLMRHGLAGRWWRFVPREHWPQDTTELQGVLRHWREDSGDCRQELVFIGQNLDFPRLFAELDDCLLDEEEMAAGTTAWKRLPDPFEPWEADA
- a CDS encoding DUF1826 domain-containing protein codes for the protein MLALETPVWPRQVLSDDPQVLAEVLKEDVNLAVWQRTLYPEISSFAGWLGTQALDLTQSLEVVDERVELGDLLRQYAMLDGCTLFRSDLQWLAEAFACLTGAQRIGLRLRSLDKAMCPRFHVDHVPLRLVTTYSGPASQWLEEWAMARARLGDAAAEPVSRAEIREMAAGDVGLFKGEKWAGNLGGGIVHRSPLPAPGERRLLLTLDWLG
- a CDS encoding NADH:ubiquinone oxidoreductase, encoding MRLLLPLALACLPLLAHGEACVVHTQGKDVDVKVCQQNRTIPEKLFREGFCQPQLKDQMVEVTYAENCPSGAFGVCENAQTQGVPYRQDIHYYGVASDARVLQPFCEQQSNGHWRKPQ